The following nucleotide sequence is from Gracilimonas sp..
GCCTGAGTGACGGTGACGAAGTTAACTCTTATAACACCGATCCTAACAATACAGATTCTGACGGCGACGGACTCAGCGATGGCGATGAAATCAATGAGTACGAAACAGATCCTAACAATGCCGACTCTGACGGTGACGGACTTAATGACTATGATGAAGTAATGACTCATAGCACAAATCCGAATAACTCAGATTCTGATGGCGACGGATTTACTGACATGCAGGAAATCGACATGGGTACTAACCCTACTGATGGAAGCGATCCTGTTTACCTGACTGAAGATTCTTTCACTACCATCAACTTCGACTTTGACCGCTCTAATATCAGAGCTGACGCTGCCGAAGCACTGATGCAAAATGTTGAAGTTCTTAAAGACGCTCCTGCTTTCCGTGTTCGCGTTGATGCTTACACTGACCACGTGGGTGGAGATCAGTATAACTTACGACTCAGCCTTCGACGTGCTACTTCTGTTGTAGACTTCTACACTGGAAACGGCATTTCTGAAGACCGCATTGAATCTCGTGGTTTAGGTAAAGCTCCTGTTGAGTGTACCGAAGCTGAAATGGATGCAAACACACCCGGTTGCGAAAGAAACCGACGTGCTGAATCACATCCAATCAGTACCCTGAAATACCAGCCAGGAATGTAATCTGAGCTGAATTTCAGAAGACAAGTTTAAGGCTCGTTGCTTTTGCAGCGAGCCTTTTTTTATTGGAGTAATTTTTTGATTCGTCCCTATTAGGACAACCTTTCAGCATCTACCGGTCCTGAAAGTGTTTCACCGAAGAGGTTTTGTAGAGATGGCACACCTAATCTTAATGGACCGTTCTGTTTGATTAATTAAAAAAACATGTCTGTCATCGCGAGGAGTACAAATGTCAGAGTATATCGTTATGTATGCCGACGAAGCGATCTCCCCGCATCAATATCCTGAACTAGTCATGGAGATTGCTTCGTCGATTAAACCAATGGAACCTCATCACTTTACGGGCTCCTCGCAATGACGAGTTTTTCAACGGACACTTGTTAATACAAAGACCGAATGTAGCCTTAAAAGAACCTTGCCACACTGATACCCACAAAAATGCCAGGATTATCTATTCGGTAAGCGACATCTGCTCGAAAAAGATTGAAGATATTACTTAGCGAGAGTCCCGCTTCCATATGCCAATCATCTGTGGTTACCGGTGAGAAACCATAGCGATTATTGAATTCCTGCACCTGCTCGTCCTTCACCCATGTTCTTCCAATCCCGCCAAAGGCAATGATACTCAATCCTGTCTGAGTAGCATTTCTCCACCCCAGCATCTCCAGAGGAACGCTTTTGAAATTATGCTCTGCATTTAGTGATATATAACTTGCTCCTTCATATGGAATAAATCGCTTGGCTCTGAAAGCTCCAAATGGCGTAATCACTCCCAATGCAACATCGAGAGCTTCATTTTTTTGGATGGGAAGATCACCAAGATAAGTTCCGGCGTTTAGCCTCATATCCAATGTGTTCGGGAAAAACCGGCGCTGATAGAAAGTCTCATAGCGCCGGTACAGATCCAGTTTAAAGCGGGTGTAATCCCAGCTGCTTCCTATCACTTTTGCCGACTGCTCCACACTTACCAAGAAATCATCGGCCCCAACCGCACCAAAAGCTTTTTTATTCTCTCCAATACTATAGGATAGCTTAACGGCACTAAGCGTTCCTTCGTCTATATAACTATTGGGACGCTGAATTAAATCTCTGCCGATAATATCGTAGCTCGTTTTATAATTGATGGCAGAATGATTTTCATACATATAGTTCAAGCTAAACGTACCCCTAAATTTGCTTTTCGGACGGTAGGCAGCGGTGAACTTAACTCCTTCGTTTCTGTAGTAATCAAAGTAATCAGAAAAGCCAAGCAAGTTTTGCATACTGGTCATTAAAGGCATGTACATATCGGAGTTGTAGCGGGTTTCCGTAGTTGCACTATAGCCTGCAGAAAGCCCAAAACGACGAGTTTTTTTCAATGGCCACCATCCCATTTTCACTCCATACGACAGTGTTCCTGCTCCAAAAATATCATCCCCATCATACCCTGTACTATATCCTGCAAAAACCTCCGAAGAAATACGATTATCTACGTATCTGCGCTGATGTTTAAGACCTCCATAAAAAGCATCTACCCTATTGAAACGAGCTAACGGACTTAAATTTCGGGTTAATTTCGACCAAAAAGAGCTTGAATTGTTGTTTCCTCCTGAACTTCCCGAACCTCCTTCACCTACCGATACTGAAGAACCATCCGAATCAGTTTCTTCTTCCCAGTCAATAAAACGGGTAAAAAAGCCCGTTGGTTTAAAAGCCTTTTCAAGAGTAGCTGTACTATCTACTTTTTCATAAGCTATTTCTTCTTCTGTATCTAAAGGAATGATGTCAATTTCATTCACAAAAAGAGAATCGCCCGAATTGATGGTTGTTGAATCTACGGTAAAGCGATTCCATTTTCTGAAAAGGGAATCAGGCAGATCTATATTCACCTCGTAGTTATTCATTTTTGCTACCTGTTTAAACCCGATAGGAGGAAAACGAAGCCCAATCAGTCCTACCTCGACCAATCCCTCGATACGCACATCAACCGGAAGCCAATAGTCGCCTCCAAAATTGCTAAACTGCTGAGAATAGGTGAGGTTGAAATCCTGCACGGGGGGAGGAAAAACTACCACAGAATTTGGTTTCAGATCTACTTCCAGCAAAGCATACTCTTCTCCTAATACAAAAATAGTCCCCTCAAAAAGCGGCTGCAGCTTTCGATCTGAAGTCACCGACAGCTCATACACAACCTGTCCATCTAACGACTGAATATCTTCAAGCCGGAATTCATAAAACTTCAGCGCATCCGGATGAGTGACCCCTACCATATTGAAACCAGCAATATCCAGGTTGTCGTCGTAAAAATTAGGCAGGTAGCTTACTCCTGCAAAGTTATCAGCAGCATCAATATTTGCCGTTTGGCGCTTTGACTTTAACACTTCACGGGAGCCTCTTTTCTTATCCCAATACGCTTCGGATATGCTCTCTGAAATCGATACAATAGAGGTGTCATTTTTTAACTGCTGACGTGTATAAGCTTCTGCTTTGTAGGTTTCAAGACCCGCTCTCCAGATTTGCTTCCTTCGGATAACCTCCCTCATGATAGCAATAGCGGGATCTTCACCCGTAACTACGATTTCACCCATAGTTGCTACAGAAGGTTTTAGAATGAAGTCAACTGGTCCCGAATCTTTGGTTACCACTTGTTCCTGGCTTTCAAACCCAATAAAGCGAGCTATAAGCGTGACAGGAAACTCTCGGACAATAATGCTGAACTCTCCATCCTGATTTGAAATCGTACCCTTGTAGGTATCTTTGATAATAATATGAGCAGCAGGTAGTGGGTCCCCGGTTTCAGCATCTACGATTTTGCCTGTAATTTGTGTTTGTGCGTGACTTTCAAAAGTACTTCCCAGCACCAGAAAAAGAAAAAGAACGGAAATTTTCTGCATCCCTATCGAATTATATTAATGTAAAAAACTATCGAACTTCTACTTACTAAGAGCTGATTAGTTACGTTTACCTACGTATATTTTCAGGAATGATTGTATAACAATAATGACCCTGTAGTTCAATTGGAGAGAATAGGAGTTTCCTAAACTCTAGATCTGGGTTCGATTCCCGGCGGGGTCACTTTTTTACTGAAGCAAAATTTTCTGCCTTCATTACCCAGAAGAACAATGTAATCATCACCTGCAAGGCTATAATTACCTAATCCCTCTTTAATATTTCTGTGTTTAGGGTAAGTAAGGGAATGCGCTGAAAAATAAATTACTTACTTGATTTGTTGCTTTCCCCTCATCACGGCACCGAGAATAGCGGTAAATAAAGCTGCACCTATGATAGACCAAACAACTGGGAAAGGACTTCCGCTTACTTCTATAGTCCATAATTCGGGAAGACCCAACTCACTGGCAATCCATTTGCCGATAATAGCGCCAATAAATCCAACCCCGGCTGAAATTAAGCACCCACCAAAACTATACCCGCTGATACTTTGCCCAATTCCACCGCAAATAGCAGCTATTAGTAGTAATAATAAAAATCCAAAAAATGACATAAAACTCTCCGTAGATAGTTTAAAATTTAGTTCAGGCCTTTTGTTCTAATACTACGGCTGGCTCCAGAGGTTTCACAATTACATGTTCGTCTACATCAAAAAGCAGCCGGTTATCTGTATGAACAATATATTTATCTCCCTTAAAAAGCACATGGTAGGTAATATCGTGCCCGCGAAATTCACGGCCGACAATAATACCACTTTCGTTTCCATTTTCTTTGCATCGCTCAATGGTCAGGTGCTCCGGGCGGATGGAACATAAAATCAACCCTTCGGCTTCTTTGTTAATTTTCACCGGACCCAGACGTGTTTCCACGTTATCAGACCCATCAGCATGAGCTCGGAATAAGTTCGTCCGACCCAGAAACTGTGCTACAAACTGTGTTTTGGGATGGTAGTATACTTCTTCGGGAGTCCCTATTTGTTCAATTTGGCCGTTGTTCATTACTGCTATCCGGTCGGCAAAAGAGAGCGCTTCTTCCTGATCGTGTGTAACCAAAATTGCACTCATTCCGGATTTTTTCAGAATAGCCCGAACTTCTTTTCGGGTGGTATCACGAAGCATGGCATCAAGTCCTGAAAAAGGTTCGTCCATTAACACGAGCCGGGGCTTCGGTGCAATAGCCCGAGCCAAGGCAACTCTTTGTTGCTGACCACCAGAAAGCTCATCTGGCATTCGATGTTTATACTTTTCCATTCCGGTTCGGCAAAGTACTTCTTCTGCTAAAACCGGCCGCCTCTTTTTGTCCACTTCACGCAGACCAAAAGCCACGTTATCAAGTGCGTTCATATGAGGGAAAAGGGCATAATCCTGGAATACAAAACCAATCTCTCTTTTTTGGGGGGAAAGGCGTTTATGTGTGCTCTCAACCAGCTCATTTTCGATATGCACTTCGCCGGCTTCGCATTGTTCAAAACCCGCAATTAAACGCAGCGTTGTAGTTTTCCCGCAACCGCTTGGGCCTAGAAGCGCGAAAATCTCATTCTTACCAACTTCAAAACTGACATCGTTTACAACGGGCCCGCTTTGGTCGAATGACTTCGTTAATCCGGATATTTTTAAAAGAGACTTTTCCATGTAGTTGCTGAACCAAAAAATCTTCATTTAGATTCAGTCTACATAAGATACATACTAATCTGATACTTCTGAAAGTTTTGACACGTGAATATTTGTGAAACAGGTCGGGATAATGTAAGTTTAATTCGTTTCGGGCATACCATTTACAGATAATTATCAACTAACTACTATTCTTATGAAAAAAATAAGCATCTACACATTGTTGTTGGCAGTGGCTTTAGTCAGCTTTCAGGCTTGTGGTCCAAGTGAAGAAGAACGCCGGGCTGCCGAACAAGCTCGTCTAGATTCTCTCAGAAAAGTTCAGGAACAAAGAATTGCTGAAATGATGCAAGCTCGCGAAGACAGTATCGCCCGTGCTCAGCAGCAACAGCAAATACAGGAAGAACAACAAGGTCCACAGTTTGCAGAAGATGGAACTTATGCTGTTCAGGTAGGAGCTTTTCGGTCTGAAGAAGAGGCCAATGAATATCGAAATACCTTAAGCGATCGTGATTATCCTCATGTATATACGGTTAAAATTGGAAAGGAAGAAACCGGTGATGTTTGGTTTCGATTGCGGGTTGGCTTTTTTGCTGATAAGGCTGAAGCCGAAGAATTCGGCGCAGAATTGGGCAATGAATTGAATACGGGCTACTGGGTTTCCAAAGTTCAGAGAACAGGAAGCTGAAGTTATTTGACATCAAATAATTTATAGTTGTATCTCTCCCAAGCATTTGCTTAATTGTAGATGCGCTCAAGTAGCGTCTCTCTTGATGAATAGTCAGGGCATTGCATATGAAAAATGTAATGCCCTATTTTTTTGCATCTTTTTTATCTGGGTATCGTAACCATCCACTCCTAAAAAACTTTCCTAATTCTACGGTTTACGTTATTATGCAGCTTCAACATCATTCACAAACCTCAATTAAAGTGGAATGAAAAATTTCAGTATTGCTACACGCCAACATGACCATGTAAGTATACTGGATATCAGTGGAGAACTTGATGCGCATACCGCTTCTCAGCTTGAGAATGCACTCAAATCGCTAATTGACGAAGAAAGCTATGCGATCATCGTCAATTGTTCTGGCCTTGATTATATAGCCAGTGCAGGATTAGGTGTCTTTATGGCCTACATCGAAGATGTGAGAAGTTTAGGTGGTGATATCAAACTAACAAATATGAACGATCGCGTTTATAACGTTTTCGATTTGTTGGGCTTCCCAACTTTGTATGATATCCTGGAAGATGAAAAAGAAGCTTTGCAAAGCTTTGACAATTAAATAGCAAGAGAGTGGCTGGAAATAATAACATACAAACCCTTTCTGTTGAAGCTTCTACAGAGCATCTTGCCAAAGTGCGGGATTTTGTAGCAGCTCATGCTGAAAATATCGGGCTCAGCCAAAAAGATATTTCTGAAATCAGACTGGCTGTAGACGAAGCCTATACGAATATCATCAAGCACGCCTACAAAAACTCTCCTACCGAAAAAGTAAGTATTGAAATTGGTTCTAATGCCAATCAGTTGTGGATTTCATTAATGGATGAAGGCAAAAGCTTTGATCCCAGCACTTACAGCGAGCCTGACCTAATGAAGCGTATTAAAGAAAAGAAACGTGGCGGAATGGGAGTTTACCTGATTCGAAAACTGATGGACCAGGTACAGTATAACCGCAAAGGGCATACCAATGAAATACGAATGGTCAAAAACCTTTGACGAATCGTGGACACAAAAATCTCTCTTTCAAATACTGAAGAACGACAAAGCCGATTTGAGCTTCGCACCCTGCTTGAAACCAGCCGAATGCTCATTGAATCTCAGGAACCGGATTTTGTTCTCAATAACCTTTTGCTCATCACGATGGGTAAGTTGTTGGTTCCAAAAGGTATTATTCTCATCAATAAAGGATCTGACCACTTTTATGTAGTTAGCAAGGTAAAAGGCAAAAACTCACTTAAAGAAGATGATTCAATTCAGCTCGAATTTCCAGAAGCAACATTAGACCGATCTGTTGTTAAAGGAGAAGAGTTTCCTGATATCACGAAAAAACTGGGGCTCGCTGAAGGCAGCATCTTTTTTAATCTTAGAACCACGAATCATCACTTGGGGTTTTTGTGCCTGGGCCCAAAAGGAAATAAACAACCACTAACCGATAGCGAACTCGAATTTATTGAAAGCCTGACTATCATTTCATCGGTTGCCATTGCCAACTCACGGATGTTTCAGGAATTGCGGCTTATTAACCGAAAACTGGATCGCAAGGTGCACGACCTGAATACTCTTCTTGAGCTGAGTAAAGATTTTAACATGATGGTTGACCGGGAAGAAATTGCCCGGACTTTTAAGTTTGCCATGTTGGGACAGATGTTGATCCGGACGTTCTTTTTTGTCTTAGAGATTGATGGCAAAAAATCCATTGTTTCAAGTAGCGGGTTAAAAGAAAAGCCGACCAAAAAAGAATTGAATACGCTTTTTGAGCTTAACGATGTTTTCTATTGTGACGAAGATCATGACTGTCCTTTTCTGGAAAACAACGGTATCAGGTTGGTTATAGCCCTTCGTTTTCAAAATGAAAAAATCGGGGTTGTGGGAGTTGGAGCACCTGCCAATAATGAGCCGTACGGTAAAGAGCAGGTAAACTTTCTTCAATCGCTTGGGAATTTGGCCCTTCTTACTATTCAAAAAACCTTATTGCTTGAAGAACGCATCGAAAAGCGACGAATGGAAGAAGAACTCAATCTTGCCAAGACCATCCAGCAAGGCCTTCTTCCTTCGCCTATACCAACCATCGATGGCTTTGATCTTGAAGCTACAAATATTTCATCCCGGCAGGTTGGTGGCGATTATTTTGATGTAGTTGAAACACCTGACGGTGGGCATATTCTGGCCATAGCTGATGTAACCGGCAAAGGGGTTCCTGCTTCTTTACTCATGGCCAACCTTCAGTCTATGTTACATGCTTTGGCTCCTATCGATATCACTTTGGCTGAAGCTACCGGAAGCATTAATGATATCATCCATAAAAATACACCCGCTGATAAGTTTATTACCTTTTTCTGGGGTAAAGTATCCGCAGATGGCAAGCGTTTTGACTATGTAAATGCAGGACACAATAACCCTCTATTATTCAGAAAAGAAAATAAAGAGCCTGAAGAACTTGATGCAGGTGGAGTAATACTTGGGGCAATGCCTTCTATGATGCCATATGATTCTGCCTCTGTAAAGCTCCAGTCCGGAGATACGATAGTATTTTACACAGATGGTGTCACTGAGGCAATGAATCCCCAGCAAACTGAAGAATACGAAGAGGAGCGACTCATTAAATGTCTGCAGAAGAACCTTGAGAAATCATCAAAAGAAATAATGGATGCCGTTATTGATGATATCACAGAATTCTCGAATGGTGTTCAATATGACGACATCACCATATTGGTACTGAAAGTTAATTGAGGGTTTTAAAACCTAAGACCCCGGTGCCTGTAGCTGTTTTATCTCTGTTATGGGCTAATATTGTCTGATAAGTGCCGTAGCGGTTCATAATTTCATTTACATATCGAACCGTTTCAATTCCCCTGCAGAAGCCATATCGTGCATTTTGATAGTATTTGCGCTGCATCAGTTTCAGTAGCGACTCAGACACATGCTCCCACTTATTAGGGTCTTTGTTGTGATCAATTGTGAGTCTTCGGGCATCTGCAAGGTGACCTGATCCTGCGTTATATGCTGCCAGGGCAAACGACCACTTATTGGTAGAATCCATATAGGCATAATGCTCGAGGTGAGAAGCCAGAATTTTAGCCCCTTCCCGTATGTTTACTTCCGGAATGTAAAGCGAGTCGGATGAAATCTCTGAGAACCGCGGTAACACTTGCATTATCCCAACAGCACCCGCCCAGCTTACAGAGCTTGGATTAAACTTTGATTCCTGTGCAGCAATGGCAGTAAGCATTACCCAATCGAGCTCCATTTCATCTGCTACTTCTCTGATCATGTTATCATATGGGGAAATGGTGCCATATTGCTCCCCCTGATAATTGGGGCTGTAGTAATCCGCAATTTGGTTGCCCGATTCAAAATATTTTTTCCGAAGCACATTCAGAAATGCTGAACGCTTGGGAACACCGTCTTCGTCAAACCGAAAATGCTTATATAAAAATCGGTTTAGTTGATATTCCAGATCCGGAGCATTTTTACGTACCGCCCAGGCAATAGTATCACTTTCAGCAATAAGAGGTCCTTTAACCAAGCCGTTCATGTACTTGTCGGCTGCATCAAAAATATTATCATCGGCAACAGTTGCTTCATAAGTGCCATCGGCAACCTGAAACAATACCGACTCGGTGTCCATATCTTCAGGAATGATATTGATATTTACCGGAAAACCTTCGTCTTTAAGCTCTTTTAACCGAACATAATAGGAGCTGTTACGACGCACGCTTATAGGCACCCCTTCAAGCTCTGAAATACTTTCCGGCTTAAAACCTAAATCATCAGAAACTACGATCAACTGATCGACCATATTATATGGCCGGGTAAAATCTACCAACTGTTTTCTCTCTGGGGTGATGGTATAATTAGCCGCAATGATATCTCCGCGACCGCTATTCAGAAGGTCATATGGGCTTTCGTCAGGACCCGTGATGACGACTTCAAGGGCAAGATCATTTTCTTTAGTGAATGCCTTTAACAACTCATATTCAAAGCCAACCTGAACTCCTTTATAGAGAAAATAGGAACCCGAACTATAGCTGGTAATCATGCGGAGTACGCCATTGCTCTTAATTTCTGCAAAATCTCTCTCGATCGGCTCACTTACAGAAACAGGAAGTGTATTATTGCTCTCAGACTTATCTGAAGATTGGGAACAGCTTAGCAAAAGCATAGCTCCACAACCTGTGAGAAGCAAGTATTTGGACACTCCAATAATGTTGTCTCTTTCAAATAGCATTAAGTGATGTTGTTTTCATTATTGTTTGAATCAATTCTATAATGAAGCCACTATTCCATCTGCCTTGAGTAATGATACACCTATTTGTGCTGAATTCCTGAATTCTTAGTAATGTCTAATCTAATTCAGGATTTCTAACGTTGAAATATACGAAAAGGTTCACGAAATGACTCTTACTACTGTTTTATATTAGTTTATAGATATTCTCATTGAGTATTACTACACAAAGTACGTGTATTATGACCATTCAGATGCCCCAAAAACAGAAGTGGCTATTCCTGAATCTCTCTTTTATGCTTTGGTTTCTTTTTCCAGGTTAGCACAACCCCCACCAATGTTACAAAAATAGCTATAAAGGAAAGGATAGCAGGAAGTTCTCCAAGGATAAAAAATGCCAGAATGGTGGCAAAGACTGGCTCTGTAAGAATGAGCGTTGACAATAAAGTCGGGGATACAAATTTGACTGCATAATTCAATGAACCGTGCCCCATTAGCTGCGGACCAATGGCTAACCCTAAACCCACCCAAAAGACAACAGGAGGAATTTGATCAGGAATCCCTTCAACAATCAATAATATCGAAACACAGGTTGCAGCTGCATATCCATATACAGGAAATACATACCCCAGCCAGGATCGATTTTGGCGAATTTTTCTTCCTATTAAAAAATAGACTGCAAAAATGGCCGCCGCCCCAAAAGCCATTGCATTGCCAAGCAAAGGATTTTCAAACGACGACTCCGCATTATAATCGGAGATACCCAGCAATACAGAACCAGCAAAAGCAACGAAAACACCAATCCAGACTGTTGGCGCAAATTCCATTTTATAAAGTGCCCGTTCCGCAATAATTAGCATGATGGGGTGAATGGTCACCAACACTGAAGCTGATGCAACTGAAGTATAATAGAGCGAGCTGATCCAAAGCATGAAGTGCAACCCAAGTGCTATTCCGGCAAACGCCATCCATTTTGTTTCATTACCGCCGGACTTCACATCATACTTCTTACTCTTCTTTTTATAGATGTAAAATGGAAGCAGCATCAGAAACGCTCCAACGGTTCTGATAGCTACCAGTAAAAGAGCAGAGTGACTGGTAGCAAACTTTACCAATATCGGAGCAAAACCAAAGGTAGATAGCCCAACGGCAAGAACCAGATACACTTTAGCTTTGGAATAATCCTGGCTCAAAATACTCCTATCGAATTCGATCCATTGAACGAACCAGTTCTTCGTCTTTTTTGATAAAGCGCAGAGCTAAAATCTGGAATACCAAGCCCAGAAAAACAAACCCCGTTCCAAGAGCTTCATCCCATAAGTACGTGCCGATTCCACCTAACGAAAAGAGCACTCCTACACAAAATCCAAGCCCTATTACCTGAAATAGCGAAGATCTTTTGACCCAGGACAACTGTTTTTTGCGGTTATTATAAAGAAAAATAGAAAGTACGTTTAAAATTATAGCTATAAGTAGTGAACTGGCCAATCCAATGCCAATCCAAAGCTGGGGGTCACTCATGGCCTTTTCATAAATAGCCGTAAAGTAAACCGATAGATTAAGGATGGAAGCTAATGCCAGAAATATTGTTTGAAGTCGTTGTATCACAGAATTTAATTTTAAAGTTTTCTTTTAAGATAAAAGTTTTCTCAAACAAAAAAGCCCGCTTCCTGACCAAAAGGAATGCGGGCTTTAAAATAATCAGCTGATCGTTTTAACCTGCTGTAGGTTCCAATGATGGAGTTTTTTTAGCCCCGCCATTTAGCTCACTTTGGTCTTTAATAATTCCTGGCTCAGTGGTGCCAAACATAGTTTCATTTAGTGATCGGCGAGTTCGTTCGATAGAACTGTACAGCACCGGCACCAGAATCAGAGTTAAAGCTGTAGCAAATGTAAGACCAACTATTACGGCAATCGCCATTGGCCCCCACCAGGCTGCTTGCTCACCGCCCATATAAATATAAGAGCCCATGTTGGTCAGAAATTCAATCGGGCTTCCTACTAAGACAATGAAGTCGAAGTTGAACCCAATAGCCAAAGGAACCAAACCAAGAGTGGTTGTAATAGCCGTAAGGATTACCGGGCGGAAACGAATTTTACCAGCCTGAATAAGTGCGTCTCTTAAGTTCAATTGATCTCTTTCTCTGAGGATGTCCACGTAATCAATCAATACAATAGCATTGTTTACTACAATTCCCGCAAGCGAGATAATCCCAAGAAAAGCCATCAAACCAAATGCCATCTGGAAAGTAGCGAGTCCATAGAATACCCCAGCCATCGACATTATTACCGAACTGAGAATGATTAACGGTTTAGCTACCGAATTGAACTGAGATACCAGAATAAAGGTGATCAAAAACAATGCAATAAGAAAAGCAATTCCCAAAAACTCAAAGGATTCATCCTGCTCCTGTTGCTGTCCGGTCCAGCCATAATTATATCCCTGAGGCAGATTTTCAAGGTAATCGGAAAGCACGCCCTGAACTTCAGCTAACACGGCATTGGCCTGATAGCCGGAACGAACGTCCGCACTGACTGTTATCACTCTTTCCGAGTCTTTGTGGTTAATACCACCCAGTCCATCGCTAACTTCCCAGGTTGCTACTTCTGAAAGCGGAATTTGATTACCCTCATGGAAGATAGTCAGATCACTAAGCGTACTCATGTCATCCCGGTATTCATCACTCAGGCGAACAATGATGTCATACTCATCCTTACCATCCCGGAATTTTGACGCTTCAACACCATTAATAGCCTGGCGAATAGTCATTCCTATTACATTGGTATTCAATTCATAAAGTGCTGCTTTCTCCCGGTCTACTTCAACCTTCACTTCAGGCCGCGGCTCAGGGAGGTTTGATTCTAACCCATCCATTTTTGCAAAAACAGAATCTTCCTCAAGAATGGTTAACACACTATCCGAAATTGCTGACAACTGATCCATGTCTGAACCATAGATTTCTAAGTTCACAGGCTTGCCAGTGGGCGGACCATTGGGTGGTTGCTCTACGGTAACTTTCGCACCTACAATATGTTCTGACATATGATTTCTGAGAAACTCCATGGCTTCAAATACATCGCCTTCACGCTCCTGAAAATCTACAAAGTTCAATGCAACTGTACCTTTATTAGGTGTGTTCCCTCCTCCACCTGAACCAGGATCAGCTGTTATGCTAGCTCCGGATGTGGCAAGTACGCTATTGATGTCCACATAATTGGGCAGATTTTCAACCCGGTCTCGGACCTGATCCACAATGCTTTTGGTAAATTCTACATCAGAACCGATTGGAGTTTCAACTTGTATGTAAACATCTCTTGGCGGAATATCTTCCGGGAAAAACTCTGTACCAGGGTTAAATGCTATCAACACAAATACACTGGAAATAAGTACGGCTACAGAAATACCAATGGTACTTTTTCGGTGATTCAGCGCCCAAACAAGGGAAGATTCATACTTATCAATCACTTTATTTAAACCATCTCTTTGCCACCAGCGGCCAATCGGTTCCAGGAAGTATTTATTACTAAGCCAGAATGCTACTCCTAATACAATCAGCATCATCCAGCTTACGAAGCTCGATAGTAATGCTATTACCGCAAAAAATGCGACACCGCCGAATAAAATTCGCTTGCCGTTTCGGGTTAATGTAGCTCTGTTTTCTTGTCCATCAACCTTCATGAAAAGAGCACAAATTACCGGGTTAATAATCAATCCAACAACAAGTGAACTTGAAAGTGTGATAATCAGTGTTTTAGGCAGAAAGCTCATAAACTGCCCTACAAC
It contains:
- a CDS encoding efflux RND transporter permease subunit; translated protein: MSTDQQSNGQNVNGASLPDEDNRKEFWLSTFSINNRISVLVLITLVAIMGIVSYINIPKESFPSINIPNIFVVTVYPGVSPEDMESLITRKLEDELSNISDVKTMTSTSSEGYSSVNMEFEPSVDIEDALQKVREKVDLAKPELPEDAEDPVVQEINLSEFPIMNVNLSGEYDEEILKEIAEDLQDKIEAIPSVLGVDLTGALEREVQVDVDLAKMKYYGITFGDIIEAISAENVTVPGGDISVGTKKFLLRVPGQYEDPALLEDIVVKGEERSPIYIRDVAEVTFGFKERESYSELGTAPVITLGVKKRTGENILETGERTKAILDEAIATLPPTTTYTITNDQSVDVVNMVSNLENNIISGLILVVGVLLFFLGVRNASFVGISIPLSMFLSFIVLSAVGITMNMIVLFSLILSLGMLVDNAIVVVENIYRYLEEGYDNFEAAKKGTGEVAVPIIAGTMTTIAAFAPMVFWPGVVGQFMSFLPKTLIITLSSSLVVGLIINPVICALFMKVDGQENRATLTRNGKRILFGGVAFFAVIALLSSFVSWMMLIVLGVAFWLSNKYFLEPIGRWWQRDGLNKVIDKYESSLVWALNHRKSTIGISVAVLISSVFVLIAFNPGTEFFPEDIPPRDVYIQVETPIGSDVEFTKSIVDQVRDRVENLPNYVDINSVLATSGASITADPGSGGGGNTPNKGTVALNFVDFQEREGDVFEAMEFLRNHMSEHIVGAKVTVEQPPNGPPTGKPVNLEIYGSDMDQLSAISDSVLTILEEDSVFAKMDGLESNLPEPRPEVKVEVDREKAALYELNTNVIGMTIRQAINGVEASKFRDGKDEYDIIVRLSDEYRDDMSTLSDLTIFHEGNQIPLSEVATWEVSDGLGGINHKDSERVITVSADVRSGYQANAVLAEVQGVLSDYLENLPQGYNYGWTGQQQEQDESFEFLGIAFLIALFLITFILVSQFNSVAKPLIILSSVIMSMAGVFYGLATFQMAFGLMAFLGIISLAGIVVNNAIVLIDYVDILRERDQLNLRDALIQAGKIRFRPVILTAITTTLGLVPLAIGFNFDFIVLVGSPIEFLTNMGSYIYMGGEQAAWWGPMAIAVIVGLTFATALTLILVPVLYSSIERTRRSLNETMFGTTEPGIIKDQSELNGGAKKTPSLEPTAG